One Punica granatum isolate Tunisia-2019 chromosome 3, ASM765513v2, whole genome shotgun sequence genomic window carries:
- the LOC116201911 gene encoding RWD domain-containing protein 1 — protein sequence MTDYAAEQEMEIEALRAILMDDFKDIHSSESGLNTSSPCFQITISPQDDEADDTTNIPVQLGLIFSHTGKYPDEPPLLNVTSLRGIQTDDLKTLKEKLQQEASENLGMAMVYTLVTSAKDWLSERFGQSDGADNTGEEEAAKDDIIVPHGEAVTMETFLAWRERFEAELALERAKLMPESALTAPKEKKLTGRQWFESGRASTKGTAVATEGSDDEEDEDVDFDDDDFEDDEEDMLEHYLAEKSEDSSSHSSRRAS from the exons ATGACGG ATTATGCGGCGGAGCAGGAGATGGAAATCGAGGCCTTGAGAGCTATCCTTATGGATGATTTTAAAG ACATTCATTCTAGTGAGAGTGGGCTCAACACTTCGAGCCCGTGCTTCCAGATAACGATATCTCCGCAG GATGATGAAGCAGATGACACAACAAATATACCAG TTCAGCTGGGTTTAATATTCTCACATACAGGAAAATATCCCGATGAACCTCCACTTTTAAATGTGACAAG TTTACGGGGAATACAAACTGACGATCTCAAGACATTGAAGGAGAAGCTTCAACAAGAg GCATCTGAAAATCTTGGTATGGCCATGGTCTACACACTTGTTACATCTGCAAAAGATTGGCTGTCTGAAAGATTTGGTCAAAGTGATGGTGCCGATAACactggagaagaagaagctgcaAAAGATGAT ATAATTGTTCCACATGGAGAGGCTGTTACGATGGAGACATTTCTCGCATGGAGAGAGAGGTTTGAAGCAGAGTTGGCATTAGAGCGAGCCAA GTTAATGCCTGAGTCTGCACTTACTGCACCCAAGGAAAAGAAGCTCACTGGTAGGCAATGGTTTGAGAGTGGAAGAGCTTCCACG AAAGGGACAGCTGTGGCCACTGAAGGAtctgatgatgaagaagacgaagatGTTGactttgatgatgatgattttgaAG ATGACGAAGAAGATATGCTGGAGCACTACTTGGCTGAGAAGTCGGAGGACTCTTCCTCTCACTCATCGAGAAGAGCAAGCTAA